In Pan paniscus chromosome 13, NHGRI_mPanPan1-v2.0_pri, whole genome shotgun sequence, one DNA window encodes the following:
- the LOC130541302 gene encoding small cysteine and glycine repeat-containing protein 4-like, with translation MGCCGCGGCGGRCSGRCGGGCGGGCGGGCGGGCGGCGGGCGSYTTCRCYRVGCCSSCCPCCRGCCGGCCSTPVICCCRRTCRSCGCGCGKGCCQQKCCCQKQCCC, from the coding sequence ATGGGTTGCTGTGGTTGTGGTGGCTGCGGTGGCCGCTGCAGTGGTCGCTGTGgtggtggctgtggtggtggCTGCGGTGGTGGCTGCGGTGGTGGCTgtggtggctgtggtggtggCTGTGGCAGCTACACCACCTGCAGGTGCTACCGGGTGGGCTGCTGCTCCAGCTGCTGCCCCTGCTGCCGCGGCTGCTGTGGGGGCTGCTGCAGCACGCCCGTGATCTGTTGCTGCCGCCGCACCTGCCGCTCATGTGGCTGCGGCTGTGGGAAGGGCTGTTGCCAGCAGAAGTGCTGCTGCCAGAAGCAATGCTGCTGTTAG
- the LOC129397356 gene encoding small cysteine and glycine repeat-containing protein 1: MGCCGCGGCGGCGGRCGGCGGGCGGGCGSCTTCRCYRVGCCSSCCPCCRGCCGGCCSTPVICCCRRTCSSCGCGCGKGCCQQKCCCQKQCCC; the protein is encoded by the coding sequence ATGGGTTGCTGTGGTTGTGGAGGTTGTGGTGGCTGCGGTGGCCGCTGTGGTGGCTGCGgtggtggctgtggtggtggCTGTGGCAGCTGCACCACCTGCAGGTGCTACCGGGTGGGCTGCTGCTCCAGCTGCTGCCCCTGCTGCCGCGGCTGCTGTGGAGGCTGCTGCAGCACTCCTGTGATCTGCTGCTGCCGCCGCACCTGCAGCTcatgtggctgtggctgtgggaAGGGCTGTTGCCAGCAGAAATGCTGCTGCCAGAAGCAATGCTGCTGCTAG
- the SCYGR3 gene encoding small cysteine and glycine repeat-containing protein 3, with protein MGCCGCGSCGGCGGGCGGCGGGCGGGCGSYTTCRCYRVGCCSSCCPCCRGCCGGCCSTPVICCYRRTCRSCGCGCRKGCCQQKCCCQKQCCC; from the coding sequence ATGGGCTGCTGTGGTTGTGGAAGTTgtggtggctgtggtggtggctgtggtggctgtggtggtggctgtggtggtggCTGTGGCAGCTACACCACCTGCAGGTGCTACCGGGTGGGCTGCTGCTCCAGCTGCTGTCCCTGCTGCCGCGGCTGCTGTGGGGGCTGTTGCAGCACACCCGTGATCTGCTGCTACCGCCGCACCTGCCGCTCATGTGGCTGCGGCTGTAGGAAGGGCTGTTGCCAGCAGAAGTGCTGCTGCCAGAAGCAATGCTGCTGTTAG
- the LOC134728714 gene encoding small cysteine and glycine repeat-containing protein 9-like, whose translation MCPGSLPLPFPKMVHKGLPQQKEASDLLTSPESSLLTSPESSLDTMGCCGCGSCGGCGGGCGGGCGGGCGGGCGSCTTCRCYRVGCCSSCCPCCRGCCGGCCSTPVICCCRRTCGSCGCGYGKGCCQQKCCCQKQCCC comes from the coding sequence ATGTGTCCTGGGTcactccctcttcctttccccaAGATGGTACATAAGGGCCTCCCCCAGCAGAAGGAGGCATCAGACCTCCTCACCTCTCCTGAGTCCTCTCTGCTCACTTCACCTGAGTCCTCTCTTGACACCATGGGTTGCTGTGGTTGTGGAAGTTgtggtggctgtggtggtggCTGCGGTGGTGGCTGCGGTGGTGGCTGCGGTGGTGGCTGTGGCAGCTGCACCACCTGCAGGTGCTACCGGGTGGGCTGCTGCTCCAGCTGCTGCCCCTGCTGCCGCGGCTGCTGTGGAGGCTGCTGCAGCACTCCCGTGATCTGCTGTTGCCGCCGCACCTGCGGCTCGTGTGGCTGTGGCTATGGGAAGGGCTGTTGCCAGCAGAAATGCTGCTGCCAGAAGCAATGCTGCTGCTAG